One genomic segment of Hevea brasiliensis isolate MT/VB/25A 57/8 chromosome 3, ASM3005281v1, whole genome shotgun sequence includes these proteins:
- the LOC110659309 gene encoding probably inactive leucine-rich repeat receptor-like protein kinase At5g06940, with translation MACALISIAVGIGILLVAAEFYIFHRSSKWKSQMGGWSSVFFYPLRITEHDLVMAMDEKSAVGSGGAFGRSILGAKLRNVKSKNILLDKDFEPKLTDFDLDRLVGEAAFRSTIASESADSCYSAPELGYSKKATEQMDVYSFGVVLLELITGPQAEQAEPVDSLDIVKWVRRKINITNGAIQVLDSKISNSYQQEMLGALDIAIRCTSVIPEKRPSMVEVVRGLLSLSPKTQLPGSDFSMQEENSVPV, from the exons ATGGCATGTGCTTTAATCTCTATAGCAGTTGGTATTGGAATTTTGCTTGTTGCTGCTGAGTTCTATATTTTCCATCGATCCTCTAAGTGGAAATCTCAAATGGGTGGCTGGAGCTCTGTTTTTTTCTATCCTCTTAGAATAACTGAGCATGATCTGGTTATGGCAATGGATGAGAAAAGTGCTGTAGGAAGCGGTGGAGCATTTGGCAGA TCAATATTGGGAGCCAAACTTCGAAATGTCAAGTCGAAAAATATTCTTCTGGATAAAGATTTTGAACCAAAGCTCACTGATTTTGATCTTGATCGACTCGTGGGAGAAGCTGCATTCCGGTCAACAATTGCTTCAGAATCTGCAGATTCTTGTTACAGTGCTCCTG AACTTGGATACAGTAAGAAAGCAACAGAACAAATGGATGTTTACAGCTTTGGTGTTGTGCTACTAGAACTCATAACTGGCCCTCAAGCTGAGCAAGCTGAACCAGTGGATTCACTTGATATCGTGAAGTGGGTTCGAAGGAAAATCAACATAACCAATGGAGCAATCCAAGTTCTAGATTCTAAGATATCAAACTCTTACCAACAAGAGATGCTAGGAGCTCTAGACATTGCTATTCGATGCACGTCTGTAATCCCCGAGAAACGACCATCAATGGTTGAAGTTGTAAGAGGACTTCTATCTCTAAGCCCAAAAACTCAACTTCCAGGTTCAGACTTCTCAATGCAGGAGGAGAATTCAGTTCCAGTTTAA